One genomic window of Streptomyces spiramyceticus includes the following:
- a CDS encoding Wadjet anti-phage system protein JetD domain-containing protein, whose translation MTGTTGAVNLLFSEAEGRVPVPVTGVPEGTQALSVPVRRDGANRAPRNRRRLLDITEADLVAVAAQPAYRPPQHLGARDLIWVLTVGRRSWATVVARFGAQSMDVALALVRCGGVVLRCDVDDDLEIVGPQRWYLSHSWALQAEELLQDLRGQRDPDEVRGELLALMEGVEELGRERELLIRCQTGSPLRVPAGTATATEAWSAYEAALRAASYWWPRHRAGQRMTAKALAGMALGGSKMWRPARQAAFENLVAISFDRALDEADVDIRVRGPLSWRIGPVAADASVANPWVALPAGALRLVGEVEYGAHGVFLVENSDTFERVCAMADITSQWLCIWGHGYVANQLVSLLQWLRPARLAIWGDLDADGIAIVDDLSRRLGRSVHAVGMDVELWRAGPYRQQKPGMYSKARALAARMAAEGPVDLRALAAVIAESGESVEQEPLHEKVLPDLAALLGRVPADG comes from the coding sequence GTGACTGGAACGACGGGCGCGGTGAACCTGCTGTTCAGCGAGGCTGAGGGGCGTGTCCCGGTGCCCGTGACCGGGGTCCCGGAGGGCACCCAGGCACTGTCCGTTCCGGTGCGGCGCGACGGCGCGAATCGCGCACCTCGCAATCGCCGCAGGCTCCTGGACATCACGGAAGCGGACCTGGTCGCCGTCGCGGCGCAGCCCGCCTACCGGCCGCCGCAGCACCTCGGTGCGCGCGATCTGATCTGGGTGCTGACCGTGGGGCGCCGGTCCTGGGCGACAGTGGTGGCCCGGTTCGGCGCCCAGTCGATGGACGTCGCCCTTGCGCTGGTGCGCTGCGGGGGCGTGGTGTTGCGCTGTGACGTCGACGACGACTTGGAAATCGTCGGGCCGCAGCGGTGGTACCTGTCGCATTCCTGGGCGCTACAGGCCGAGGAACTGCTGCAGGACCTGCGGGGGCAGCGCGACCCCGACGAGGTACGGGGGGAATTGCTCGCGCTGATGGAGGGCGTCGAGGAACTGGGGCGGGAGCGGGAACTGCTGATCCGGTGCCAGACCGGTTCTCCACTTCGTGTTCCCGCGGGCACGGCCACCGCGACCGAGGCCTGGTCGGCCTACGAAGCGGCGCTGCGGGCCGCCTCGTATTGGTGGCCCCGTCATCGGGCCGGGCAGCGGATGACAGCCAAGGCGTTGGCGGGCATGGCTTTGGGGGGTTCGAAGATGTGGAGGCCGGCGCGGCAGGCGGCCTTCGAGAACCTGGTCGCGATCAGCTTCGACCGCGCCCTGGACGAGGCCGACGTGGACATCCGTGTCCGGGGGCCGTTGAGCTGGCGGATCGGCCCGGTGGCGGCCGATGCCTCGGTGGCCAACCCCTGGGTGGCGCTGCCGGCCGGGGCACTTCGGCTGGTCGGTGAGGTGGAGTATGGAGCGCACGGGGTGTTCCTGGTGGAGAACTCCGACACGTTCGAGCGTGTGTGTGCGATGGCGGACATCACCTCCCAATGGCTGTGCATCTGGGGGCACGGTTACGTCGCGAACCAGTTGGTCTCGCTGCTGCAGTGGCTGCGCCCGGCTCGTCTGGCGATCTGGGGGGATCTGGACGCGGACGGGATCGCGATCGTCGATGACCTCTCGCGGCGGTTGGGGCGCAGCGTCCACGCGGTGGGCATGGACGTCGAGTTGTGGCGCGCTGGCCCCTACCGCCAGCAGAAGCCGGGGATGTACTCGAAGGCGAGGGCGCTGGCCGCGCGGATGGCGGCCGAGGGCCCGGTCGACTTGCGGGCCCTGGCGGCGGTGATCGCTGAGAGCGGGGAGTCTGTGGAGCAGGAGCCGCTGCACGAGAAGGTGCTGCCGGACCTGGCCGCGCTGTTGGGCCGGGTTCCGGCTGATGGCTGA
- a CDS encoding ATP-binding protein produces the protein MMKASIELRDKREARLRQQLKDTPMRPLPLFQLTGWTHFVDEEVEPPVLAAGSSPTEDRKTDEHAIAYHRHLRMVPTDAMTHMQEMVVEAVHRNSGRRDGLMDHVIDGPAGTGKTCLLRAMGRTAQREIEAAMGGRRQNTIPVVHITTPADPEPRVNWLWEIGSYLGLNPEPKSLVEVLEMRKHQDVTLPVNYVLETAQTRLLLIDDIDRASPQHLANVLPYFEYLRDKLGISIVFCGTGASHRLHQARILAGELTRVSEENRVRLQQAGQPAEPVSPSPTALLPVTWLHPLPLGTKTEEQEMFRRVLASFETDLSLYRLEEHALSKHAVTLHQRTGGYFKALTYVISTAAVIAIRSGSENITMKEIDAATAQLS, from the coding sequence ATGATGAAGGCATCCATCGAACTGCGTGACAAACGTGAAGCCCGCCTGCGTCAGCAGCTGAAGGACACCCCGATGCGGCCTCTGCCGCTGTTCCAGCTCACCGGCTGGACCCACTTCGTCGACGAGGAAGTGGAGCCGCCCGTACTGGCCGCGGGCAGCAGTCCCACTGAGGACAGGAAGACGGACGAACATGCCATCGCCTACCACCGGCATCTGCGGATGGTGCCCACCGACGCGATGACCCACATGCAGGAGATGGTCGTCGAGGCGGTCCACCGCAACAGCGGGCGCCGTGACGGGCTGATGGACCATGTCATCGACGGCCCCGCGGGCACCGGCAAGACCTGTCTGCTGCGGGCAATGGGACGCACCGCCCAGAGGGAGATCGAAGCCGCCATGGGCGGCAGGCGCCAGAACACGATCCCGGTGGTGCACATCACCACCCCCGCGGACCCTGAGCCGAGGGTGAACTGGCTCTGGGAGATCGGCTCCTACCTGGGTCTCAACCCCGAACCGAAGAGCCTCGTGGAAGTCCTGGAGATGCGCAAGCACCAGGACGTGACCCTGCCGGTCAACTATGTCCTGGAGACCGCGCAGACCCGTCTGCTGCTCATCGACGACATCGACCGCGCCTCGCCGCAGCACCTGGCGAATGTGCTGCCCTACTTCGAGTATCTGCGCGACAAGTTGGGCATCTCCATCGTCTTCTGCGGCACCGGCGCCAGCCACCGCCTGCACCAGGCTCGCATCCTGGCCGGAGAGCTGACCCGGGTCAGCGAGGAAAACCGGGTACGACTCCAACAGGCGGGACAGCCAGCCGAACCCGTCTCCCCCTCACCCACCGCGCTGCTGCCGGTGACCTGGCTGCACCCCCTGCCCCTGGGCACCAAGACCGAGGAACAGGAGATGTTCCGGCGCGTCCTGGCGAGCTTCGAGACAGACCTGAGCCTGTACCGGCTGGAGGAACACGCCCTGAGCAAACACGCCGTCACACTGCACCAGCGCACCGGCGGCTACTTCAAAGCCCTCACCTACGTCATCTCCACCGCCGCCGTCATCGCGATCCGCAGCGGCAGCGAGAACATCACCATGAAAGAGATCGACGCCGCAACAGCACAGCTCAGCTGA